A single window of Archangium gephyra DNA harbors:
- a CDS encoding DUF2378 family protein, whose product MPLPTTSIPAPGLEHLLSLATPADTARGMFFNGLFDATRALGGDEARQKCLAAAGDRKFVDFRSYPVADLLKAIYTAMDVLAPKLGGRDAVLHRLGRRATEDFLHSTVGKTMVALAGNDPHRLLSAFPNACRAALSYGERSIERLGEKQVRMLARRDFLPMLYIEGTLTAVVERSAVPGVQVRGHRISPLDVDYDISWS is encoded by the coding sequence GTGCCCTTGCCCACTACCTCCATTCCCGCCCCCGGACTGGAACATCTGCTCTCGCTGGCCACGCCCGCGGATACCGCCCGCGGCATGTTCTTCAACGGCCTGTTCGATGCGACGCGCGCCTTGGGCGGCGACGAGGCCCGGCAGAAGTGCCTCGCGGCCGCCGGTGATCGGAAGTTCGTCGACTTCCGCAGCTACCCTGTCGCCGATCTGCTCAAGGCCATCTACACCGCCATGGATGTGCTCGCCCCCAAGCTGGGCGGCCGGGATGCCGTCCTGCACCGGCTCGGCCGGCGCGCCACCGAGGACTTCCTCCACTCCACCGTGGGCAAGACCATGGTGGCACTCGCCGGCAATGATCCGCACCGGCTCCTCTCCGCCTTCCCCAATGCCTGCCGCGCCGCGCTGAGCTACGGCGAGCGCTCCATCGAGCGGCTCGGGGAGAAGCAGGTGCGGATGCTCGCACGCCGCGATTTCCTGCCCATGCTCTACATCGAGGGCACCCTCACCGCCGTGGTGGAGCGCTCCGCCGTCCCGGGTGTCCAGGTGCGCGGCCACCGCATCTCCCCGCTCGACGTGGACTACGACATCAGCTGGTCCTGA
- a CDS encoding DUF7151 family protein codes for MSQQWSWRPSVVAGLVFAVTACSSPSEVPGADGQSGKNAAVRLIPEAPGARCPQGGTALQTGLDDNGDGSLSDDEVEQTSYVCSGSGTQTGGMSLVKLMPEAAGARCASGGTAVLSGRDTNADGLQGDSEVTHTQYLCNGEHEKKGNAYLMKMLSEAAGSNCPQGGTAVLGGIDVNVNGQLESTEVTTTQYVCTGSTGASGTEALVKLDAAPANANCGQGGTAVKSGFDANGDGTLGTSEVTNTTFVCNALTETTDPNRGEALVRLDSEPAGASCAYGGTAVKTGFDSNADGKLSDSEVTTTQLVCSAANFFRTKWANNQPGSYDSGEITNLWVPVSRRVWIYKTSDTSRIKLTVSDNFRVGINYNTGNGWYSVRMNGGSINCDARQYNANASGWGQNYHLPFANVCLTDQLPKGLYEFDVWSMANGGTSYIGHGMSGSALLLAEELDGSRPYAFSKAGGPNITAVPSYSKVNGREVTFLKQSASTLLKVTLADTLRTGLNQNGGWGTVMVRLDGVNTSCYTGKYDAQGTGGDLHNPFVMTCVLPNVSAAQHTLDVTLSANSSGQAYLGWERSNPLLLVEELPNTGITYSNMGFASGEISGVWAGVGARQIVHYVSAPGKTVKVTYSDTFRAVAGCNGRMGQFQLYVDYQPTGCINSQYVWNAGAVQDHHHPTNQTCIIPNLTPGPHTFSIWSTTLHGDGSSCGSNYFGWNRGQNLLLVEELP; via the coding sequence ATGTCCCAGCAGTGGAGTTGGCGTCCGTCTGTCGTGGCCGGTCTCGTCTTCGCGGTTACCGCGTGTTCCTCGCCCTCGGAAGTCCCGGGCGCGGACGGGCAGAGCGGCAAGAACGCCGCCGTCCGGCTCATTCCGGAGGCGCCGGGTGCGCGCTGCCCCCAGGGCGGCACCGCGCTCCAGACGGGCCTCGATGACAACGGGGACGGCTCGCTGAGCGACGACGAGGTGGAGCAGACCTCGTACGTGTGCAGCGGCAGCGGCACCCAGACCGGTGGCATGTCCCTCGTGAAGCTGATGCCCGAGGCCGCGGGCGCGCGGTGTGCCTCCGGTGGCACCGCCGTCCTGTCCGGGCGAGATACGAACGCCGACGGGCTGCAGGGGGACTCCGAGGTCACCCACACGCAGTACCTCTGCAACGGGGAGCACGAGAAGAAGGGCAATGCGTACCTGATGAAGATGCTGTCCGAGGCCGCCGGCTCGAACTGCCCCCAGGGTGGAACGGCCGTCCTCGGCGGTATCGACGTGAACGTCAACGGCCAGCTCGAGAGCACCGAGGTGACGACGACGCAGTACGTCTGCACCGGCTCGACGGGCGCGAGCGGTACCGAGGCACTCGTCAAGCTCGATGCCGCGCCGGCCAATGCGAACTGCGGCCAGGGCGGCACGGCCGTGAAGAGCGGTTTCGATGCGAATGGTGACGGAACGCTCGGCACCAGCGAGGTGACGAACACCACGTTCGTGTGCAACGCGCTCACGGAGACGACCGACCCGAACCGGGGCGAGGCCCTCGTGCGGCTCGACTCCGAGCCCGCGGGCGCCAGCTGTGCGTACGGTGGCACGGCCGTGAAGACGGGTTTCGACTCGAATGCCGACGGAAAACTGAGCGATTCCGAGGTCACGACGACCCAGCTCGTGTGCAGCGCGGCCAATTTCTTCAGGACGAAGTGGGCGAACAACCAACCGGGAAGCTACGACTCCGGTGAGATCACCAACCTGTGGGTCCCTGTGTCGCGCCGGGTCTGGATCTACAAGACCAGCGACACGTCGCGTATCAAGCTCACCGTCTCCGACAACTTCCGGGTTGGCATCAACTACAACACGGGGAACGGTTGGTACTCGGTGCGAATGAACGGTGGTTCGATAAACTGCGATGCCCGGCAGTACAACGCGAACGCCTCCGGTTGGGGCCAGAACTATCACCTACCGTTCGCCAACGTTTGCCTCACCGATCAACTCCCGAAGGGTTTGTACGAATTCGACGTGTGGTCGATGGCGAATGGAGGAACCAGTTACATCGGTCATGGAATGTCCGGCAGTGCGTTGCTTCTCGCCGAAGAGCTCGATGGCTCAAGGCCCTACGCTTTTTCAAAGGCAGGAGGGCCGAACATTACGGCCGTACCGTCGTACTCCAAGGTGAACGGGCGCGAAGTCACTTTCCTCAAACAGTCCGCGTCCACGCTTCTCAAGGTGACGCTCGCGGATACTCTCCGCACGGGTCTCAACCAGAACGGCGGATGGGGCACGGTGATGGTACGGCTCGATGGGGTCAACACGAGTTGCTACACGGGCAAGTATGACGCGCAGGGAACCGGTGGTGATCTTCACAATCCATTTGTGATGACCTGCGTCCTGCCGAACGTCTCCGCTGCTCAGCACACGCTAGACGTCACCCTTTCGGCGAACTCGAGCGGCCAAGCGTACCTTGGCTGGGAGCGGAGCAACCCGCTCCTCCTCGTCGAGGAACTCCCGAACACGGGGATCACCTACTCGAACATGGGCTTCGCCAGTGGCGAGATCTCTGGTGTATGGGCTGGCGTCGGCGCGCGACAGATCGTTCATTATGTCAGCGCTCCCGGAAAGACGGTGAAGGTCACGTACTCGGATACGTTCCGAGCGGTCGCCGGCTGTAATGGGCGCATGGGCCAATTCCAGCTGTACGTCGACTACCAGCCTACCGGGTGCATCAACAGCCAGTACGTGTGGAATGCGGGTGCTGTGCAGGACCACCACCATCCGACGAACCAGACGTGCATCATTCCGAACCTGACGCCTGGCCCCCACACGTTCTCCATCTGGTCGACCACACTGCATGGAGATGGAAGCTCCTGCGGCTCGAACTACTTCGGCTGGAACCGCGGACAGAACCTCCTGCTGGTCGAGGAACTGCCGTAA
- a CDS encoding site-specific recombinase: MLASPVPVPCPEPVLFSPTLEQLLTCYPRTPEAEERLRELHALLTSARPQAPLAARLTWLEELARWLQTPGATPSRRGRLAPVESPGSARLRLLVEVLGEAPAWCEALRDVLASVLAETSALTLFTEPGLSAGRGLLGDAVTRLGQRLVPPAPDERNLSQWVWRLFPGMEGQAWLDEVSEEQVVALCALLRTSVFAPLTEAVEDAVLVLAARASALGLASDVLARLPPGPLEHSPFVRLPRACEALRLEVRAGAQGSTVERRREACAEAIAGCRAAAQRVLRHMDAHAVGTDLVYRLEQLGHALDRLESLLWLLAPDRARATPGAALRLLSSLVDAHARERSVAALVRSSVRCISRRIFEHTGEVGRHYIATTQDEYHRMVSAAAGGGLLTAGTAAFKLAITFAALPLFFEGLAAATNYALGFLLIQLLGFTLATKQPSMTAAALAASLDVKAGDKGMHSLVQQLACITRSQLASVFGNLGAVVATVTCVGLVFQALRGQPLLEASEAEYVVRSLHPFKSGTLLFAALTGVLLWCSSVFGGWLENWVHYQRLPEALARHPGLRCLLGEARAKWLGEALARHACGLGANVSLGLLLGMTPAVCRFFGLSMDVRHVTLSAGTLAFAGTALGPERLLEPAFLWAVVGILAVGVINLAVSFSLGLSAAVRARGLEPVSFPRLAGAVLAGGLRSLSDFVLPPVTLLPAPPPSSRYSVRSAARPRSAPRGGDGLHAMPLTTSRTPPSTHHPSR; encoded by the coding sequence ATGCTCGCCAGCCCCGTTCCAGTCCCGTGCCCGGAGCCCGTCCTCTTCTCGCCCACTCTGGAACAACTGCTGACCTGTTACCCGAGGACTCCCGAGGCGGAGGAGAGGCTGCGTGAGCTGCATGCGCTGCTGACCTCGGCCCGGCCCCAGGCGCCGCTCGCGGCCCGCCTGACGTGGCTGGAGGAGTTGGCCCGTTGGCTCCAAACCCCTGGCGCCACACCGTCGCGGCGCGGGCGGCTGGCGCCCGTGGAGTCCCCGGGCTCGGCCCGCCTGCGGCTGCTGGTGGAGGTGCTCGGCGAGGCGCCCGCGTGGTGCGAGGCCTTGCGCGATGTCCTCGCATCGGTGCTCGCCGAGACGTCCGCGCTGACGTTGTTCACCGAGCCGGGCCTGTCCGCCGGACGCGGCCTCCTGGGAGATGCCGTGACGCGGCTCGGACAGCGGCTCGTGCCCCCCGCGCCGGACGAACGGAATCTCTCCCAGTGGGTGTGGCGCCTGTTCCCCGGGATGGAGGGGCAGGCCTGGCTGGACGAGGTGTCCGAGGAGCAGGTGGTGGCTCTCTGTGCCCTGCTGCGTACCTCGGTCTTCGCGCCGTTGACGGAGGCGGTGGAGGACGCGGTGCTCGTGCTCGCCGCGCGCGCGAGTGCCCTCGGTCTGGCGAGTGACGTGTTGGCGCGGCTGCCCCCAGGGCCGCTCGAGCACTCCCCGTTCGTCCGCCTGCCACGCGCGTGCGAGGCGCTGCGCTTGGAGGTTCGGGCGGGCGCGCAGGGGTCCACCGTGGAGCGGCGACGGGAGGCCTGCGCCGAGGCCATCGCCGGTTGCCGTGCCGCCGCGCAGCGCGTGCTGCGCCACATGGATGCCCACGCGGTGGGGACGGATCTCGTCTACCGGCTCGAGCAGCTCGGCCATGCCCTGGATCGGTTGGAGTCGCTGCTGTGGTTGCTCGCCCCGGACCGCGCCCGTGCCACCCCTGGCGCCGCCCTCCGGTTGCTGTCCTCCCTGGTGGATGCGCACGCGCGGGAGCGCAGTGTGGCGGCGCTCGTCCGCAGCAGCGTGCGGTGCATCTCTCGGCGCATCTTCGAGCACACCGGGGAGGTGGGCCGCCACTACATCGCCACCACCCAGGACGAGTACCACCGGATGGTGAGCGCGGCGGCGGGCGGTGGGCTGCTCACCGCGGGCACCGCGGCCTTCAAGCTGGCCATCACCTTCGCGGCGCTCCCCCTCTTCTTCGAGGGACTGGCCGCCGCCACCAATTACGCCCTGGGCTTCCTGCTCATCCAACTGCTCGGCTTCACCCTGGCCACCAAGCAGCCCTCCATGACGGCCGCGGCCCTCGCGGCCTCGCTGGACGTGAAGGCCGGCGACAAGGGAATGCACAGCCTGGTGCAACAGCTGGCCTGCATCACCCGCTCGCAACTGGCCTCGGTCTTCGGCAACCTCGGCGCCGTGGTGGCCACCGTCACCTGCGTGGGACTCGTCTTCCAGGCTCTCCGGGGCCAGCCGCTGCTGGAGGCCAGCGAGGCGGAGTACGTGGTGCGCTCGCTCCACCCCTTCAAGAGCGGCACGCTCCTCTTCGCCGCCCTCACCGGTGTGCTGCTGTGGTGCTCGAGCGTCTTCGGCGGGTGGCTGGAGAACTGGGTGCACTACCAGCGCCTGCCGGAGGCCCTCGCGCGTCACCCCGGCCTGCGCTGTCTGCTCGGCGAGGCCCGGGCCAAGTGGCTGGGCGAGGCCCTCGCGCGTCATGCGTGCGGATTGGGCGCCAATGTCAGCCTCGGCCTGCTGCTGGGCATGACGCCCGCGGTGTGCCGCTTCTTCGGCCTGTCCATGGACGTGCGGCACGTCACCTTGAGTGCCGGCACCCTCGCCTTCGCCGGCACGGCGCTGGGACCCGAGCGGCTGCTGGAGCCAGCGTTCCTCTGGGCGGTGGTGGGCATCCTCGCCGTGGGAGTGATCAACCTGGCCGTGAGCTTCTCGCTGGGACTCTCCGCGGCGGTGCGGGCCCGGGGGTTGGAACCCGTGAGCTTCCCGCGCCTGGCGGGCGCGGTGCTCGCGGGTGGCCTCCGCTCCCTGTCCGACTTCGTCCTTCCCCCCGTCACCCTGCTGCCGGCTCCCCCTCCCTCGTCACGCTACAGCGTGCGGTCGGCGGCACGCCCGCGCTCAGCCCCCCGTGGCGGAGACGGCCTGCACGCAATGCCTCTCACTACGAGTAGAACCCCTCCCAGTACTCATCATCCGAGCAGGTGA
- a CDS encoding glutamine amidotransferase-related protein, whose protein sequence is MRAVVMQHEEHEGPGLLGPALEAAGFTLVKRFRAVKREDLNAELVVVLGGPMGVYEADRHPFLGEELALVSERLALGLPVLGLCLGAQLLAAAAGSEVFVGKNGLEVGVAPVRWTKEGLADPVLAGVRPRGTVAHWHQDTFKAVPGATLLASTDRYTQQAFRLGDSYGFQFHLELTADELDRWFTQGAEELVELYEKDIDELRSQLPKLRSAEAENRELLERLAHHFARVARAAK, encoded by the coding sequence ATGCGCGCGGTGGTGATGCAGCACGAGGAGCACGAGGGGCCGGGGTTGCTCGGTCCGGCGCTGGAGGCGGCGGGCTTCACGCTGGTGAAGCGCTTCCGCGCCGTCAAGCGCGAGGACCTGAACGCGGAGCTGGTGGTGGTGCTGGGCGGCCCCATGGGCGTCTACGAGGCGGATCGCCACCCCTTCCTCGGCGAGGAGCTGGCGCTGGTGAGCGAGCGGCTCGCCCTCGGGCTGCCGGTGCTGGGCCTGTGCCTGGGCGCGCAGCTCCTGGCGGCCGCGGCCGGCTCCGAGGTCTTCGTCGGGAAGAACGGCCTCGAGGTGGGCGTGGCGCCCGTGCGCTGGACGAAGGAGGGACTGGCCGATCCCGTGCTCGCCGGCGTGCGCCCGCGTGGCACCGTGGCCCACTGGCACCAGGACACCTTCAAGGCCGTGCCCGGCGCCACGCTCCTGGCCTCCACGGATCGCTACACCCAGCAGGCCTTCCGGCTCGGCGACTCGTACGGCTTCCAGTTCCACCTGGAGCTCACCGCGGACGAGCTCGACCGCTGGTTCACCCAGGGCGCCGAGGAGCTCGTCGAGCTGTACGAGAAGGACATCGACGAGCTGCGCTCCCAGCTCCCCAAGCTCCGCTCGGCAGAAGCCGAGAACCGGGAGCTGCTCGAGCGGCTCGCCCACCACTTCGCGCGGGTGGCTCGCGCCGCGAAGTGA
- the nth gene encoding endonuclease III yields MTAAQTAKTLLTRLHEAHPGARYELNWSTPFELLVATILAAQCTDERVNRVTATLFKKYPSPQAFAEADTAALEEDLKPTGFFKQKTKSVQAMSRELLASFGGKVPKTIDELITLPGVARKTANVVLNTAFNLPSGVIVDTHVARVSQRMGLSKKEKPEEIEKDLMKLVPQDQWTFFGPATVLHGRYTCTARKPKCEACPMSDICPKLGVEE; encoded by the coding sequence ATGACCGCCGCCCAGACCGCCAAGACCCTCCTCACCCGCCTCCACGAGGCCCACCCGGGTGCCCGCTACGAGCTCAACTGGAGCACCCCCTTCGAGCTGCTCGTCGCCACCATCCTGGCCGCGCAGTGCACCGACGAGCGCGTCAACCGCGTGACCGCCACCCTCTTCAAGAAGTACCCCAGCCCCCAGGCCTTCGCCGAGGCCGACACCGCCGCGCTCGAGGAGGACCTCAAGCCCACCGGCTTCTTCAAGCAGAAGACCAAGTCCGTGCAGGCCATGAGCCGCGAGCTGCTCGCGAGCTTCGGCGGCAAGGTCCCCAAGACGATCGACGAGCTCATCACCCTGCCCGGCGTGGCCCGCAAGACGGCCAATGTCGTGCTCAACACCGCCTTCAATCTCCCCTCGGGCGTCATCGTCGACACCCACGTGGCCCGCGTCAGCCAGCGCATGGGCCTCTCCAAGAAGGAGAAGCCCGAGGAGATCGAGAAGGACTTGATGAAGCTCGTCCCCCAGGACCAGTGGACCTTCTTCGGGCCCGCCACCGTGCTGCACGGCCGCTACACCTGCACGGCTCGCAAGCCCAAGTGCGAGGCCTGCCCCATGAGCGACATCTGCCCGAAGCTCGGCGTCGAGGAGTAA